The Amphiprion ocellaris isolate individual 3 ecotype Okinawa chromosome 6, ASM2253959v1, whole genome shotgun sequence genome contains a region encoding:
- the ap3m2 gene encoding AP-3 complex subunit mu-2 codes for MIHSLFLVNASGDIFLEKHWKSVVSRSVCDYFFEAQERATEPENVPPVIPTPHHYLISVLRHRIYFVAVIQSEVPPLFVIEFLHRVVDTFQDYFGVCTEAAIKDNVVVVYELLEEMLDNGFPLATESNILKELIKPPTILRTMVNTITGSTNVGEQLPTGQLSVVPWRRTGVKYTNNEAYFDVVEEIDAIIDKSGSTITAEIQGVIDACVKLTGMPDLTLSFMNPRLLDDVSFHPCVRFKRWEAERILSFIPPDGNFRLLSYHVSSQNLVAIPVYVKHNITFREGSSQGRFDLTLGPKQTMGKAVESVLVSSQLPRGVLNANLNPSQGTYTFDPVTKLLSWDVGKINPQKLPSLKGTMSLQAGASKPDENPTINIQFKIQQMAISGLKVNRLDMYGEKYKPFKGIKYMTKAGKFQVRT; via the exons ATGATCCACAGTCTGTTCCTAGTGAATGCCTCAGGGGATATTTTCCTGgagaaacactggaaaagcgTGGTCAGCCGCTCAGTGTGCGATTACTTCTTCGAGGCACAGGAACGCGCCACCGAACCTGAGAATGTCCCTCCAGTGATCCCCACACCACATCACTACCTTATCAGTGTGCTCAGGCATCGCATCTACTTTGTAGCGGTCATCCAGAGTGAGGTGCCACCACTCTTTGTCATCGAGTTTCTGCACAGAGTCGTCGACACGTTCCAG GATTATTTTGGAGTATGTACAGAAGCGGCAATCAAAGACAATGTAGTAGTTGTCTATGAACTGCTGGAGGAGATGCTGGACAATGGGTTCCCCCTGGCCACAGAGTCCAACATCCTCAAAGAGCTCATTAAGCCTCCCACAATCCTTCGCACTATGGTCAACACCATCACAG GCAGCACCAATGTGGGTGAACAGCTCCCCACAGGCCAGCTGTCAGTGGTACCATGGCGACGCACCGGGGTCAAATACACCAACAATGAAGCCTACTTTGACGTGGTGGAGGAGATTGATGCTATCATTGATAAATCAG GATCCACCATTACAGCAGAAATTCAGGGAGTTATTGATGCCTGTGTGAAACTGACAGGCATGCCTGACCTCACTCTCTCTTTTATG AATCCTCGACTGCTGGATGACGTCAGTTTCCACCCATGTGTTCGGTTCAAACGCTGGGAAGCTGAGCGGATCCTGTCTTTCATCCCACCTGATGGAAACTTCCGGTTGCTCTCATATCACGTCAGCTCTCAGAA CCTGGTTGCTATTCCAGTGTATGTCAAGCACAACATCACCTTTCGGGAGGGAAGCTCTCAGGGACGTTTTGATCTGACCCTGGGCCCGAAACAGACCATGGGCAAAGCTGTGGAGTCAGTCTTGGTCAGCAGCCAGCTGCCCCGTGGCGTCCTCAATGCCAACCTGAACCCCTCCCAGGGAACGTACACTTTTGACCCAGTCACAAAG TTGTTGTCATGGGATGTTGGCAAGATCAACCCACAGAAGCTTCCGAGTCTGAAAGGCACCATGAGCCTGCAGGCCGGAGCCTCCAAACCGGATGAGAACCCCACCATCAATATCCAGTTCAAGATCCAACAGATGGCCATctcag GGCTGAAGGTGAATCGTCTGGACATGTATGGTGAAAAGTATAAACCTTTCAAAGGAATCAAGTACATGACCAAGGCTGGCAAGTTCCAGGTCCGGACATAA